The Corynebacterium camporealensis genome contains a region encoding:
- a CDS encoding MFS transporter, giving the protein MHTKNFRLYLFSDVIAQICGVAAGIAVPIVAFRFSGSITLAGVLGTISGLAALLGGIIGGAAADKYNRKPVIMGANVVAALCNLGLAFVVVQGEATFSAGAFATLLGLSMFAHSIGQASANPSLPQLVAAEDIATAQGFIQARMQFAGLIGRSSVACCWISLPHSPSSCLRQVVH; this is encoded by the coding sequence ATGCACACGAAGAATTTCCGGCTATATCTGTTTTCTGACGTGATAGCTCAGATCTGCGGAGTGGCGGCAGGAATAGCGGTGCCGATTGTGGCGTTCAGATTTTCCGGCAGCATAACGCTAGCTGGTGTGCTGGGAACCATTAGTGGTCTGGCGGCGCTACTCGGCGGAATCATTGGCGGTGCAGCCGCTGACAAATACAACCGCAAGCCCGTAATCATGGGCGCCAATGTGGTGGCGGCGCTATGCAATCTGGGCTTAGCCTTCGTAGTTGTTCAAGGTGAAGCTACATTTAGCGCGGGGGCTTTTGCCACATTGCTGGGCTTATCGATGTTCGCCCACTCCATCGGCCAAGCCAGCGCCAATCCCTCGCTGCCCCAATTGGTTGCCGCAGAAGACATAGCCACCGCGCAGGGCTTTATCCAGGCCCGCATGCAGTTCGCAGGGCTTATTGGCCGTTCATCGGTGGCGTGCTGTTGGATATCGCTGCCGCATTCCCCTTCGTCGTGCTTGCGGCAGGTAGTGCATTAA